In Hallerella porci, the sequence TGACGTGGATGTCCACAGGTCTTCGCATTCAGTTGCAGAAAAATGTGCATCCGATGATTCTCGTTTACAAAGGCTCGTTGATTTTGCAAATCGCCAATAACGGCAAAAATTCTGGATTTGTTTGCTACATGGCAAAGCCCGAAGGCGTGTATGTGCGCAAGTGGGTGAATCCTTCGGAAAATGCCGAAACCTTTGCGGAATTTTCGAAGGGAATGGATAAGGATAAAAAGAAAATTGTGAGCGTCGCTCAGTCTTTTGGCCTGCGCCCGGTTTCTCGCAATTTAATCGTCGTCGCCGAGACAACTCCGTTTCTCGCTTCGCCGCAAGAAAATGCGCAGGTTTTGGAATCGTTAAACTTCGGCGATCATTTAGAAGATATCGAATTAGACGGTCTTTATCACAAAGTGCGTTTAGGTGCCAAAGTGGGCTATGTAAATCGTCGCGCGGTTTCGTTCCCCGATGAACTTTCTGCAGTGCAAGCGGAACGCTTAAAACAAATTGCGATGGAACAAGGCAGCGGCTTGGATTCGAATTCTGTCCGCTTTGAACATCCGATTGAAGAACGCGTTTCTTACAGTTCTTTCGGACGTCGCGATCCGTTTGTAGAAATTAAAGGCCTTATGGATGAAGGCATTAACATCGACCAAGTGGAACTTGTCGGTATTATCTGGGAATCGGATATTCCGCTCGCCATTCTCGTCGATTCGAAAAATCCGAATGTTTCCTACACGGTCAAGGAAGGTGACCGCATCTTGAACGGTAAAGTCCTGAAGATTACTCAGACGGATGTGCTGTTCTTGTTACAAGAATTTGGGGTAAGCCGTAGATATTCCATGAGTCTGCCCGATCAAAATGGGAGTAACGCAAAATGAATAAAATCGTTCGTTGGATTCTGATTTCGCTGATGACGCTCAGCTTTGCTTCGGCGTTTGCGCAGGAAGCGGCTCCAAATAATAAATTATACGACTTCCGGTTCGTGAATATGAACTTCAATGCCGCGTTCCAGTCGATTTCGACGATGGCGGGCGTGGACATTGTGCTTGCTCCGGATGTTTCGGGAAAAATTTCGAATCTTCAAGTGACGAAGAAGTCTTGGCAAGATGTGCTGAAACTCGTCTGCGACACGTATGATCTTACTTGGACGATTGAAGACAAGTATGTCTATGTGCAGCGTTCGACCGCTTATCAAGAAAAGCAAAAACGCTTAGCGGATAAAGCGATGGAAGAAGAACGGAACGCTCCGCTCGTGCGCAAGAACTTCCAAGTGGAACACGCCAAAGCAGACGAACTCGTCAAAGTTCTCGAAACGATGAAGTCGAGCCGCGGTAAAATTACGACGGTGGAACGCACCAATTCCATCATCGTTTACGATACCGAAAAGAGCCTTGCGCAGATGGAAAATGCGCTCGAAGAATTGGATGTGGAAACTCTCCAAATCATGATTACGGCAAAGCTCGTCGTCGTGTCTAGCGACTTAGCTCGTGAACTCGGTGTTGATTGGACTGCGAAAATGGGAACGACTGCACTTACACCGGGTGTTGCTGGAACGCCAACAGGGAGTGTTGCTGGAGCATCTCGGACAAGTGTTGCGATGCATTCCTTACCGAACAATGGCGTTTCTCCGGGCGTTACGAATGCTACGACCGCAATTTCGGCAAGTGTTTTGGATAATAATGTACAAGTTGCCGTGGCGAGCATCCTTTCGGACGCATCGACAGAAGTGCTTGCGACTCCGCAAATTTCGACGATGGATAACGTGGAAGCGCAAATCTTTATGGGCGACCAGATTTCAATCCGCGTGATCGATGATGACGGTGAATCTTCGACGAAGATGGTGGAAACCGGCATTAAATTGGTGGTGACTCCGCATGTTTCGGGCGATAACCGCATTATGTTGGATTTGCATCCGCAGAATGACTCTTACCGTTACGATGAAATGGGACAAGTTGTGATTAGTAAGCAAGAAGCCGAAACAAAAGTCGTCGTCGGCGATGGCGAAACGGTTGTTATCGGCGGCTTAACTCGTAACGAACATCAAGAAACCGAATCGGGAATTCCGTTCCTCATGGACATTCCGGTTCTCGGCAATCTTTTCAAGTACACAAAGAAAACGGTGACGAAAAACGACCTCGTCATCTTTGTGACGCCGCGGATTATTCATAATTATGTGGGCAAATTCCCGCTTTCCGAAGCGCCGAAAACCAAGGTAGTTCCGGCGGCAGATGCAGAAAAGCAAGTTGCTCCGGTTGCAAAGCCCGTTCAAGCTCAGCCGCAAGAAGCGCAAGCTCAGCCCGCAGCAGAAGCCGCACCGCAGCCGAAAGAAGATGAAGCTGCAGTCGCGGGCGATTCAGTTCCCGCAGGAAGTGCCGAAGAAGGCTGGTAAAATTTAATTTTGCAATAAAGCACCAAAAAGCACGGAAAAACCGTGCTTTTTTTCGTGGAATCAAAATAAATGAATTAAATTAAGTCGTAAGTTAAAAATAAACGAATTTTCGAAAAAAAAAACGATTTTATACTATTTTAGATAAGAAACCGTTTCTGAATGGAAAGACAATGGCTTCTTGCGTTAAAATAGAAAATTTGCATTTTTCAAATTCTTCTCTTCTGTTTGAAAACGGAAAGTTTTTCTGCATAAATCTTCAAGAAAAAACGTGTAAAGAAAAAATTTTTTGGAATGAAAAAAAGCGAATTGATTGTATTTTTATAGTAGAAAGCATCGTTTTGGGCTTTCTCAATTTTTGGATGTTTAAGGAAGCGGAAATGCACTCTATTTTGGTTGGAATTCAGTGTCTCGGAATCGCAATTTTAGCGGGTGAATTGGTGTATGCAAAATTGCATGCGCCGTCTTCTAATCAGAATTATATGTCGGCGTTTATTGCGTGCACTTTCATGGTCTTTGTCGGCTATTTAATTGAAATGACTGCGACCACTGTCGATGTGGCGTTAATCGGGAAAAAAATTAGTTACTTGGGAAAGCCTGCAGCTATTCTTTTGCCCGCATTTTTTGTCGCAAAAATTTGCAAAGTGAAAATCCCGCAAGGAATTAAAATTTCGCTGTTTCTTTATTCGGTGATAATTATTCTGATGGCGGTGACTTGTAATTATCATTATCTCTATTATACAAGTTATGCGCTGGACACGAGTGGGGTAGTTTCAAAGCTCAAAACGACGCCCGGAATTTTTTATCACAGTTTTTCGGTTTTAACAATCGGGGGAATTCTTTTTACGGCGGGAGTTTTGGTGCGCGCATTTCGCCATGTGAAAAGTTCTTGGGAAAAAGACAAACTTTTATTGATTTGTTTCATTCCTTTGGTGGGAATTCTTTGCAAATCGGTGTCGATGAGCGGAATTCTCGGCGATTTTGATATTTCGTATGCGGCTTCTTTAGTAAGCTCCCTTTGCTTGTTATTATTCTTTGCCAAGTACAGCATTTTTGATGTGGTCGCCTTGAGCAAAGACGCCGCCTTCGATGAACATCCGAGCGGATTTGTCGTTTTGGATAAACGCGATCAAGTCGTCTTAAAAAATAAAATGGCGATGAAACTTTATCCCGAAATTTTTGAACGCTTCGGACCCGATGACATTATCAAAAAATTGAAATCGCTGAGCAATCAAACTTTTAGTTTGCCGTCAAATAAAATTTTACGCGTAATCATTTATCCGATTGTGAAAAAAGGAATGGAACGCGGAAATGTCATCGTCTTGCGCAATGTAACGGAAACGCAGACATATCAACATCGCTTAGAAGTGGAAGTGCGAAACCGCACCAAAGAAATCAAAGATTTGCAGCGTTCGGTGATTATGGCTTTTGCGAATGTCGCTGCAGTGCGAGATGTTTGCCCGCAAGATCATGTTAAAAATACGAGTGAATGCGTCGAAGTCATCGCGAAAAGTTTGAAAGCGCATGGCGATTACGCAGAAATTCTCACGGACGAATATATTGCGAATTTGAAAAATGCAATGCCGCTGCACGATATTGGAAAAATCGCAATCTCGGATTCGATTTTGAAAAAGTCATCTGCATTAACGGATGCCGAAGTGGAAATTTTCAAAACGCACACGCAAATCGGCGCCAGACTTTTGGAAGAAAATTTAGCGGGATTGGAAGATGAAAATTTTGTCCGCATCGCCAAAGAAATTGCGAAATATCATCACGAGCGTTGGAATGGTAACGGCTACTTCGGCATGAAGGGCGAAGAAATTCCGTTGAGTGCGCGCATTGCGGCAATCGCCGATAGTTTTGATTATTTAATTGCCAATCCGCAGTTTGCAAAAACAATGACCCAAGAAGAAGCGGTTCAAAAAATTCAAGTGCTGCGAGGTGCTGATTTTGAACCGTGCATTGTAGATGCTTTCGTGCGGGAAATTTCAACGATTTGGAAAAGTTGAGTTGGCGAATGGAGTTTGCGTTATGTTAACAGTTTACTTTGTAGGTATTTTGATTTTTCTCGGCGTCATGAATTGGATGGCGTTTGGCGTTGTCAAACGGAAATCCGTTGTGCTGAAAACGCTGTGGAATGTGGTTTTGTTCATCAATCTCGTCGTAATTTCGAGCGTCCTTTCGACATTTATTCCGAATCATTTTGCGGCGGTGTTCTCGCGGAGCGTGCATTATATCGCAACGCAGTGGATGCTTTTTTATGTGCTGCTTTTCTTTGAACGTTATACGAAAAAATCCGAAGATTATAAATACGTTCGTCGAATTACTTTTGTCGTTTCAATTATCAATAGCGTTTCGCTTTTGCTCAATCCATTCTTCGGGCACATCGTCATCGGTGAATGGACGCAATCTATATCGGGAATGTCTTTTTGGGAATTTATCAATGTAAAACCTGGCTATTACATTTTCCATTTTATTTACATCACAATTCTTTCGCTGTTTATTTTCTTGAGTTTAATTCATCGTGTGGTAATCGCATCGCAGCATACTCGTATGAAATATATGACGACTCTCGTTTTAATTTCGTCGAGCATTCTTCTCGAAGTGATTGCATCGTATCGCAGCGAACATCTTTACGATTATCCGCTCTTTGCTTATATGCTTTCGATGATTTTAATCATCTATTATGCACTTTGTTATGTGACAAAATCTGTCGTCGAAAAAACGTTGACGCAGATTATGCTCGAAACCGATATTGGAACAGTTTGCTTCGACGCCGAAGAAAAATGCATTTACGCAAACGATGCGATGAAAAAAATTTACGGCGAAAAAATGAAATTAAACGACTACGAAGAAATTTGTAAAACGGATTTATTCGGCGTTTCCTTGAATAAGCAAATCGAAAAATCTTTTGAAAAAGAAGTTGTCACGCCTTTGGGAAAACGCTATTTCGATGTTTCGTTCCGCAAATTAAAAGACGAACATGGAAATGATATCGGCTGTTATTTCTTGTATCAAGATAAAACCGCCTTTATGAAAAAAGCGCTTGACGATTGCTATCGTTTAACTCACGACGAAATCACCGGATTTTATAATCGTCGCCGTTTCATTGAAATCGTAGACAAAAATCATCGGCGTCATCGCGATGACGAATATTACATTGTCTGCACCGATATTAAAGATTTTAAACTTTTGAACGATCTTTTTGATCGCATCACCGGAAACGATGTGCTGCGGAGAATGTCGGAAATTTTTGCAGAAATTATGCCGAAAAGTGCAGTTTGCGCAAGGCTTCAGAGCGACCGTTTTGCGTTCTATTTGAAAAAAGATGAATTTAATCGTTTAAAATATTTGAATGCGATTGGGACCATTTCTAAACTCCTTGCCGAAAAAGATTATCAGATTCTAGTGCACACGGGAATTTACGAAACGAAGGGCTGCGAAGAATCCGCTTCGACGATGTGCGATCGCGCGCACATGGCAATTTCGCTCATCAAAGAAGATTACAATAAAAAAATTTCGTTCTATGATAAAAAATTCTTGGTGACGGCGCTCCGCGAAAAACGTTACACGAGTGAATTTGAAGTGGCACTTTCTAAGCGGCAATTTAAAATGTATTTGCAAGCGCAAGTGACGCCGAACGGAAATGTCTGCGGCGCCGAAGCGCTTGTGCGTTGGATTCATCCTGAAAGCGGACTTATCCCGCCGTATGAATTCATCAGTGTTTTTGAAAAATCAGGATTGATTCATAAATTGGATTTATTTATTTGGGAAGAAGCGGCGAAAAAATTAGCGGAATGGAAAAAAGAAGGCCGCGACGATTTGCATATTTCGGTGAATATTTCGACGAAAGATTTTCAGCATTTGGATTTATTCGCCACATTTACGAATCTTGTGCGCAAATATGGAATTTCTCCGCAAAAATTAAAGTTGGAAATTACAGAAAGTTCGATGATGTTGGATTTGGAAAAGCAACTTTTGCTGATTGATAAACTGCAAAATTTCGGATTTGACATTGAAATCGATGACTTTGGCAGCGGCTATTCTTCGCTCAATATGCTCAAATCGATTCACGCCAATGTGCTGAAATTGGATATGGGATTTTTGCGCAATATCAAAGAAGTCGATGCTTTGCGCGCTAAAGATATTTTGAAATCGACTGTCAATTTGGCAAAGGTTTTGAAAATGACGGTGATTACCGAAGGCGTTGAAACTTTGGATCAAGTTGAATTTTTAACGCAAGCGGGCAGCGATTATTTCCAAGGTTATTATTTTGCAAAGCCAATTTCTGTCGGCGACTTTGAAGAAAAATTCTTAAAACAATAAGTGTTGAAAATTGACGAAAGAATGCGCGCCTTTGGCGCGCTCTTTCATTTTGCGGAGCATTCGGTAATTGACATTGTTTGTCAAAAGGTGTTTCTATATTTATAGCATCAACAAAGGAGATGTATATGATGAACACGCAGATGAATTCGGTAGTGGTTTGGACTCAGCAT encodes:
- a CDS encoding secretin N-terminal domain-containing protein, which translates into the protein MNKIVRWILISLMTLSFASAFAQEAAPNNKLYDFRFVNMNFNAAFQSISTMAGVDIVLAPDVSGKISNLQVTKKSWQDVLKLVCDTYDLTWTIEDKYVYVQRSTAYQEKQKRLADKAMEEERNAPLVRKNFQVEHAKADELVKVLETMKSSRGKITTVERTNSIIVYDTEKSLAQMENALEELDVETLQIMITAKLVVVSSDLARELGVDWTAKMGTTALTPGVAGTPTGSVAGASRTSVAMHSLPNNGVSPGVTNATTAISASVLDNNVQVAVASILSDASTEVLATPQISTMDNVEAQIFMGDQISIRVIDDDGESSTKMVETGIKLVVTPHVSGDNRIMLDLHPQNDSYRYDEMGQVVISKQEAETKVVVGDGETVVIGGLTRNEHQETESGIPFLMDIPVLGNLFKYTKKTVTKNDLVIFVTPRIIHNYVGKFPLSEAPKTKVVPAADAEKQVAPVAKPVQAQPQEAQAQPAAEAAPQPKEDEAAVAGDSVPAGSAEEGW
- a CDS encoding HD domain-containing phosphohydrolase; this encodes MHSILVGIQCLGIAILAGELVYAKLHAPSSNQNYMSAFIACTFMVFVGYLIEMTATTVDVALIGKKISYLGKPAAILLPAFFVAKICKVKIPQGIKISLFLYSVIIILMAVTCNYHYLYYTSYALDTSGVVSKLKTTPGIFYHSFSVLTIGGILFTAGVLVRAFRHVKSSWEKDKLLLICFIPLVGILCKSVSMSGILGDFDISYAASLVSSLCLLLFFAKYSIFDVVALSKDAAFDEHPSGFVVLDKRDQVVLKNKMAMKLYPEIFERFGPDDIIKKLKSLSNQTFSLPSNKILRVIIYPIVKKGMERGNVIVLRNVTETQTYQHRLEVEVRNRTKEIKDLQRSVIMAFANVAAVRDVCPQDHVKNTSECVEVIAKSLKAHGDYAEILTDEYIANLKNAMPLHDIGKIAISDSILKKSSALTDAEVEIFKTHTQIGARLLEENLAGLEDENFVRIAKEIAKYHHERWNGNGYFGMKGEEIPLSARIAAIADSFDYLIANPQFAKTMTQEEAVQKIQVLRGADFEPCIVDAFVREISTIWKS
- a CDS encoding GGDEF domain-containing protein, whose translation is MLTVYFVGILIFLGVMNWMAFGVVKRKSVVLKTLWNVVLFINLVVISSVLSTFIPNHFAAVFSRSVHYIATQWMLFYVLLFFERYTKKSEDYKYVRRITFVVSIINSVSLLLNPFFGHIVIGEWTQSISGMSFWEFINVKPGYYIFHFIYITILSLFIFLSLIHRVVIASQHTRMKYMTTLVLISSSILLEVIASYRSEHLYDYPLFAYMLSMILIIYYALCYVTKSVVEKTLTQIMLETDIGTVCFDAEEKCIYANDAMKKIYGEKMKLNDYEEICKTDLFGVSLNKQIEKSFEKEVVTPLGKRYFDVSFRKLKDEHGNDIGCYFLYQDKTAFMKKALDDCYRLTHDEITGFYNRRRFIEIVDKNHRRHRDDEYYIVCTDIKDFKLLNDLFDRITGNDVLRRMSEIFAEIMPKSAVCARLQSDRFAFYLKKDEFNRLKYLNAIGTISKLLAEKDYQILVHTGIYETKGCEESASTMCDRAHMAISLIKEDYNKKISFYDKKFLVTALREKRYTSEFEVALSKRQFKMYLQAQVTPNGNVCGAEALVRWIHPESGLIPPYEFISVFEKSGLIHKLDLFIWEEAAKKLAEWKKEGRDDLHISVNISTKDFQHLDLFATFTNLVRKYGISPQKLKLEITESSMMLDLEKQLLLIDKLQNFGFDIEIDDFGSGYSSLNMLKSIHANVLKLDMGFLRNIKEVDALRAKDILKSTVNLAKVLKMTVITEGVETLDQVEFLTQAGSDYFQGYYFAKPISVGDFEEKFLKQ